A stretch of the Argentina anserina chromosome 6, drPotAnse1.1, whole genome shotgun sequence genome encodes the following:
- the LOC126797199 gene encoding uncharacterized protein LOC126797199 codes for MYDLQVRNMRGQGYDGASNKRGIYNGLQALFLEQCIYAYYVHCYAHCLQLTLNATAQGVQEIWQFFITLGLIVNFVDASTKRHSALRAVRKEELWGNFKFGSLWGTSNSSTKQTLNDMMDKGVEGQAEAILKVLSLSELNRRYSEQASELLTLSSSLDPRDDFKYFKIEDVCNLAKRFYLEDFDDGEMCTLELECAYYKKDMRSDLSSRNWNPLPSCATSWFKQGSQNFIT; via the exons ATGTACGATCTTCAAGTGAGAAACATGAGAGGTCAAGGGTATGACGGTGCTAGTAATAAGAGAGGCATTTATAATGGATTGCAAGCATTGTTTCTTGAACAATGTATTTATGCATACTATGTCCACTGTTATGCTCACTGCTTGCAATTGACATTGAACGCTACAGCTCAAGGGGTGCAGGAGATTTGGCAATTCTTTATAACCTTGGGTTtaattgtgaattttgttGATGCTTCTACTAAGCGGCATTCTGCATTGAGAGCCGTAAGAAAGGAGGAACTTTGGGGGAACTTCAAATTTGGTAGCTTGTGGGGAACTTCAAACAG TTCGACAAAACAGACTCTTAATGATATGATGGATAAAGGAGTTGAAGGACAAGCTGAAGCTATTCTCAAGGTTTTGAG TTTGAGTGAGTTGAATAGAAGATACTCAGAGCAAGCTTCAGAACTCCTTACACTTAGTTCATCTTTGGATCCTCGTGATGACTTCAAGTACTTCAAAATTGAAGATGTTTGCAATCTTGCTAAGAGGTTTTATCTTGAAGATTTTGATGATGGTGAAATGTGTACTCTAGAATTAGAGTGTGCATATTATAAGAAGGATATGCGAAGTGATCTAAGTTCAAGAAATTGGAATCCATTGCCGAGTTGTGCCACATCTTGGTTCAAACAAGGAAGTCAGAATTTTatcacatga